In Blastopirellula sp. J2-11, a single genomic region encodes these proteins:
- the aqpZ gene encoding aquaporin Z: protein MDLGRRCTAEFVGTFWLVFGGCGSAVLAAVVGAKLEGTDFNIGISLLGVSFAFGLTVLTMAYAIGHISGCHLNPAVSIGLFAGGRFEAKDLPAYIVAQVLGGLAGSAVLYVIAAGKAGFTLADGFAANGYAEHSPGEYSLVACLVAEIVLTFMFLMIIMGATDGRAPAGFAPLAIGLGLTLIHLIGIPVTNLSVNPARSTGPAVFVGGWALMQLWLFWVAPIVGAIAAGLVYRSCFEDAKAEE from the coding sequence ATGGATCTTGGAAGACGTTGCACCGCGGAATTTGTGGGGACGTTCTGGCTGGTCTTTGGAGGTTGCGGCAGCGCTGTTTTGGCGGCAGTTGTCGGCGCCAAACTGGAAGGAACCGACTTTAATATCGGCATCAGTCTGCTCGGCGTCTCGTTCGCTTTTGGGTTGACGGTGTTAACGATGGCCTATGCGATCGGTCACATCTCAGGCTGCCATCTCAATCCTGCCGTTTCGATTGGTCTGTTCGCCGGCGGGCGATTTGAAGCCAAAGATCTGCCGGCGTATATCGTCGCTCAAGTGCTGGGCGGTTTGGCCGGCTCCGCTGTGTTGTATGTCATCGCCGCCGGTAAAGCCGGCTTTACGCTGGCCGATGGGTTCGCCGCGAATGGCTACGCCGAGCATTCCCCCGGCGAGTACTCGCTCGTGGCATGTCTGGTCGCCGAAATCGTACTGACCTTCATGTTTTTGATGATCATCATGGGAGCGACCGATGGTCGCGCGCCGGCCGGCTTTGCGCCGCTCGCGATCGGCTTGGGACTGACGCTGATTCACTTGATCGGAATTCCAGTGACCAACTTGTCAGTCAATCCGGCTCGCTCGACAGGCCCCGCCGTCTTTGTCGGCGGATGGGCGCTGATGCAACTCTGGCTGTTTTGGGTGGCGCCGATTGTCGGCGCGATCGCCGCAGGGCTCGTCTACCGCAGTTGCTTTGAAGATGCGAAGGCCGAGGAGTAA
- a CDS encoding DUF1559 domain-containing protein → MKTDIYAAAVRRNAFTLVELLVVIAIIGILIGLLLPAVQQAREAARRMQCSNNLKQLALAAHNYESTYKTFPYPAEDSNYGYSAQSKMLPFLEQGNFQDQLDFSQPLMIGVSYMKTLNPIYDNLVGMKINVLVCPSDPGDPLYVDDDITWAGGNYMVNAGPGVGVQYCSTSDTGGLFWRGSATRFQDITDGTTHTILLAETLFGNRLTSTELLDAQTQMRSTSGGGSPCSTTADDLDARSVASYDGRRAGQWLRNLTYQSFINGYFPPNSPSPDILYHGDAVMGARSAHPGGVMVSFADGSVRVVSETIDLSTWRNLHARNDGAVLGEF, encoded by the coding sequence ATGAAGACCGATATTTATGCCGCAGCAGTGCGGCGCAACGCGTTTACCTTGGTCGAACTATTGGTGGTGATTGCGATCATCGGCATCCTGATTGGGCTGCTGTTGCCGGCGGTGCAACAAGCGCGCGAAGCGGCGCGGCGGATGCAGTGCAGCAACAACTTGAAGCAGCTAGCGCTAGCGGCGCACAACTATGAGTCGACCTATAAAACCTTTCCCTATCCGGCCGAAGACTCAAACTACGGCTATTCGGCTCAGTCGAAGATGTTGCCGTTTCTCGAACAAGGGAACTTCCAGGATCAGCTCGATTTTTCGCAACCGCTAATGATCGGCGTCAGCTACATGAAGACGCTCAACCCGATCTATGACAACCTGGTCGGCATGAAGATTAACGTATTGGTCTGTCCCAGCGACCCCGGCGATCCGCTGTATGTCGATGACGATATTACTTGGGCCGGCGGCAACTATATGGTCAACGCCGGACCAGGTGTCGGCGTCCAATATTGCAGCACTAGCGATACCGGCGGGCTCTTCTGGCGCGGATCTGCAACGCGATTCCAAGATATTACCGATGGGACCACCCATACAATCTTGTTGGCCGAGACCCTGTTTGGGAATCGACTCACTTCGACCGAACTCTTGGACGCGCAAACGCAGATGCGTTCGACCAGCGGCGGCGGCAGTCCTTGCTCGACCACGGCGGACGATCTCGACGCCAGATCGGTCGCTAGTTACGACGGACGCCGCGCCGGTCAATGGCTGCGCAATCTAACCTATCAATCGTTCATCAACGGGTACTTCCCCCCCAATTCACCCTCGCCCGACATCTTGTATCACGGCGACGCCGTGATGGGCGCCCGCAGCGCTCACCCCGGCGGCGTGATGGTCAGCTTTGCGGACGGCAGCGTCCGCGTGGTGAGTGAAACGATCGATCTCTCGACCTGGCGAAATCTGCACGCTCGCAACGATGGCGCCGTACTCGGCGAGTTCTAA
- a CDS encoding PQQ-binding-like beta-propeller repeat protein gives MKTISPIIALLTLVSFAAGQDSWPQFRAGGSSYVGGPLPLTWSPQTGIAWQRELEGYGQSTPIIHNQRVFVTSTAGPNKETCVVSCIDIDTGGQLWRYRFPAASTAPSSYMMARAAPTPVVDDLGVYLFFESGDVAAIDPTGALRWRRDLAADFGPLENNHGIGASPAQTDQCVILNVEHRGPSYLIAIDKQTGETRWKTDRPSSNSWSSPIVIHGQIIISSNGAVAAYDADSGESLWTVGQLDGNSVASPTPDGDRLYVGARVSEFSSGGDAQRSNLCIQCKANSPQIIWRAKKAVSDYASPVVCGECVYYLNNVGVVYCLDKMTGRQHYAKRIGTDCWATPIVSQDRIYFWGKDGQTTVLKSGPQFEQLASNLLWDLQSPPPPETYVENVSSGKSRGFESLLETGDANGDGFLTIEEVSGRFRSMFPSSDINQDGRLDADELRSAAKLLAARRSESQNNARDPIVYGAAAITGRIVIRTGTRLYCISQPSSPSLVKEPVKK, from the coding sequence ATGAAAACCATTTCGCCCATTATTGCGCTGCTGACGCTCGTCTCGTTCGCAGCCGGACAAGATAGTTGGCCCCAGTTCCGCGCCGGCGGCAGCTCCTATGTCGGCGGCCCCTTGCCGCTTACTTGGTCTCCTCAGACAGGAATCGCCTGGCAGCGTGAACTGGAAGGCTATGGGCAGTCAACGCCTATCATCCACAACCAGCGGGTTTTCGTGACTTCCACCGCCGGGCCGAACAAAGAAACCTGCGTCGTTTCCTGCATCGACATCGATACCGGCGGTCAGCTTTGGCGGTATCGCTTTCCCGCCGCTTCGACGGCGCCTTCCAGTTACATGATGGCCCGCGCCGCTCCGACGCCGGTCGTCGACGATCTGGGAGTCTATCTCTTTTTTGAAAGCGGTGATGTCGCCGCGATCGATCCTACGGGCGCTCTCCGTTGGCGTCGTGATCTTGCCGCCGATTTTGGGCCTCTTGAAAACAATCACGGAATTGGAGCGTCTCCCGCCCAGACCGATCAATGCGTCATCTTAAACGTCGAGCATCGCGGCCCCTCGTACTTGATCGCGATCGACAAGCAAACAGGTGAAACACGCTGGAAGACGGATCGTCCTTCGTCGAACTCTTGGTCATCGCCGATTGTAATTCACGGTCAGATCATCATCAGTTCCAATGGCGCTGTCGCCGCCTATGACGCAGACTCGGGAGAATCGTTGTGGACCGTCGGCCAGTTGGACGGCAATTCGGTAGCGTCGCCTACACCGGATGGCGATCGGCTGTATGTGGGCGCCCGCGTCTCCGAGTTTTCTAGCGGCGGCGACGCGCAACGATCCAATCTCTGCATCCAATGCAAAGCGAATTCTCCGCAGATTATCTGGCGAGCCAAGAAAGCGGTCAGCGACTATGCGTCACCGGTCGTCTGCGGAGAGTGCGTTTATTATCTCAATAATGTTGGAGTCGTTTATTGTCTGGACAAAATGACCGGACGACAGCATTACGCCAAACGAATTGGGACCGATTGCTGGGCAACTCCGATCGTGTCACAAGATCGAATCTATTTTTGGGGGAAGGATGGACAGACCACCGTCCTCAAGTCTGGCCCGCAGTTTGAGCAGCTTGCTTCTAACTTGCTTTGGGATCTCCAGTCCCCTCCTCCGCCAGAGACCTATGTTGAAAACGTCTCGTCCGGAAAATCTCGCGGTTTCGAGAGTCTCTTGGAGACCGGCGACGCTAACGGCGATGGCTTTTTGACGATCGAAGAAGTCTCTGGTCGATTCCGCTCGATGTTTCCCAGTAGCGACATCAATCAGGACGGACGTCTGGACGCCGATGAACTTCGATCCGCTGCGAAGTTGTTGGCCGCACGTCGTTCCGAATCGCAAAATAACGCGCGAGATCCCATCGTCTATGGCGCCGCCGCAATCACCGGGCGAATCGTGATTCGCACCGGAACACGACTCTATTGCATCTCGCAACCATCGTCCCCGTCGCTTGTAAAGGAGCCTGTCAAAAAATGA
- a CDS encoding YncE family protein — protein sequence MLKNQTTFTALALLLLLSAGWLCAEEASSDQHRQPRVIARLFWQNEADATLRFADLVKGDEWTLKPQPIAGFPKIDRDSQSLVQMEAIGNVLLVGVRDAEEGELESGWIALDAGAVEEEHGDHTHWRFPDAPKVIAKRLDDQQGNPAHLYQYDGAFYLANDQKDGFTRILPEQLLGDDFEQAATFFSGGGDHITLAAVDNQVAYSTWIDRDGDNQGRIDVINLGDQQAGKENYSIQTPTGGLHGAIANSGRVFFAPADGICWVDADRNLSQNEKTAEVRYLSLGKDPETEQPLRTGAFANAGHWVAFASRSSEESFLGLIDAAATEPSLQKLPIETAEGLRLTTPRILETPSGLKMAFLFQDRHDGDAEELLSVVNLDPDRNGDFSDAKLVKSMPVGRSKVVGHSGHHDICLLPGGRYACVTNPGDGAIWVLSLTKLEVLEKIKVDGAPGRIVTVGE from the coding sequence ATGCTGAAGAACCAAACGACTTTCACGGCGTTAGCGCTGCTACTGCTCCTATCCGCTGGATGGCTCTGCGCGGAAGAAGCGTCGAGCGACCAACATCGCCAACCGCGCGTGATCGCGCGGCTCTTCTGGCAAAACGAAGCGGACGCGACGCTTCGATTCGCCGATCTGGTCAAAGGAGACGAATGGACGCTAAAGCCCCAGCCGATCGCCGGCTTCCCCAAAATCGATCGCGACTCCCAATCGTTGGTGCAGATGGAAGCGATCGGCAACGTGCTGCTGGTCGGCGTTCGTGACGCCGAAGAAGGGGAACTGGAAAGCGGCTGGATCGCTCTCGACGCAGGCGCCGTCGAAGAAGAGCATGGCGATCATACGCATTGGCGTTTTCCGGATGCTCCGAAAGTAATCGCCAAACGTTTGGATGATCAGCAGGGAAACCCGGCGCATCTCTACCAATATGACGGCGCTTTTTATCTGGCGAACGATCAGAAAGATGGCTTTACGCGGATTCTGCCTGAGCAACTACTGGGAGACGACTTCGAACAAGCCGCGACCTTTTTCTCTGGCGGCGGCGATCACATCACCTTGGCGGCGGTCGACAATCAAGTCGCATACTCGACTTGGATTGATCGCGACGGCGACAACCAAGGACGCATCGACGTCATCAACTTAGGCGATCAACAAGCAGGAAAAGAAAATTACTCGATCCAGACGCCAACCGGAGGCTTGCACGGAGCAATCGCCAATTCGGGGCGCGTCTTCTTTGCGCCGGCAGATGGGATCTGCTGGGTCGACGCCGATCGTAACCTGTCGCAGAACGAGAAAACGGCCGAAGTTCGCTATCTCTCGCTTGGTAAAGATCCCGAGACCGAACAACCGCTACGGACCGGCGCCTTCGCTAATGCGGGTCATTGGGTGGCGTTCGCATCACGCTCTTCCGAAGAATCCTTTCTCGGCCTGATCGACGCTGCCGCGACCGAACCGAGCCTCCAGAAATTACCGATCGAAACGGCCGAGGGACTTCGCCTGACGACGCCGCGGATTTTGGAAACGCCCAGCGGTCTGAAAATGGCGTTTCTCTTTCAAGATCGGCACGATGGCGACGCCGAAGAGTTGCTGAGCGTCGTCAATCTCGATCCCGACCGCAACGGCGATTTCTCGGACGCCAAGTTGGTGAAGAGCATGCCGGTCGGCCGCAGCAAGGTCGTCGGACATAGCGGGCATCACGATATTTGCCTGTTGCCCGGCGGGCGATATGCCTGCGTCACCAATCCCGGAGACGGCGCGATTTGGGTCCTGTCACTCACCAAGTTGGAAGTGCTGGAGAAGATCAAGGTCGACGGCGCCCCGGGACGCATCGTCACCGTGGGGGAATAA
- a CDS encoding OsmC family protein, which yields MKMKTHGSAVWEGGLKDGKGAISTKSGALESYPYGFSARFEGKPGTNPEELIGAAHAGCFTMALSLILGEAGFTAEKMETKADITLEKQEEGFAITAVHLTLTATIPSIEQAKFEELTAAAKAGCPVSKLLSCEITLDATLTS from the coding sequence ATGAAGATGAAAACGCACGGATCGGCTGTCTGGGAAGGCGGCCTGAAGGATGGCAAAGGCGCCATCTCGACCAAAAGCGGCGCACTCGAATCGTATCCCTATGGTTTCTCGGCCCGGTTTGAAGGCAAGCCGGGGACCAATCCCGAAGAGCTGATCGGCGCCGCGCATGCCGGTTGCTTCACGATGGCCCTTTCGCTGATTTTGGGCGAAGCCGGCTTCACCGCGGAGAAGATGGAAACCAAAGCGGACATCACGCTCGAAAAACAGGAAGAAGGATTCGCGATCACCGCAGTTCACCTGACGCTGACTGCGACGATCCCCAGCATCGAGCAAGCGAAGTTCGAAGAACTAACCGCCGCCGCAAAAGCCGGCTGCCCGGTCTCAAAATTGTTGAGCTGCGAGATCACGCTCGACGCAACGCTGACGTCGTAA
- a CDS encoding lactate utilization protein C, with protein sequence MSSRDQILKSIRNQVVASVDHPGLAGDWIRYDDRVAHFATVLTAVGGAAHVVDSAEEITAELSRVPAFAHASKIVSLCDQISGNVDFDAIDDPHALEDVDFAVLPAQFAVAENGAVWVDDAAVKHRVIYFIPQHLSFIVRSPTHVADAIVDNMHQAYERISLGEPQFGTFVSGPSKTADIEQSLVIGAHGARSLNVFFLRQ encoded by the coding sequence ATGAGTAGCCGCGATCAGATTTTAAAAAGCATTCGTAATCAGGTTGTCGCCAGCGTTGATCACCCGGGACTCGCCGGCGATTGGATTCGCTACGACGATCGTGTCGCGCATTTCGCGACCGTTTTAACCGCCGTCGGCGGCGCGGCGCATGTGGTTGACTCGGCGGAAGAAATCACGGCTGAATTGAGCAGGGTTCCGGCTTTTGCGCACGCTTCCAAAATTGTTAGCCTTTGCGATCAAATTTCGGGCAATGTTGATTTCGACGCAATCGACGATCCGCATGCGCTAGAAGATGTCGACTTTGCGGTGTTGCCGGCCCAGTTCGCCGTGGCCGAAAATGGGGCCGTCTGGGTAGACGACGCCGCGGTTAAACATCGTGTGATTTACTTTATTCCCCAGCATTTGTCGTTTATTGTGCGATCGCCGACCCATGTGGCCGACGCAATCGTCGACAACATGCACCAGGCCTACGAGCGAATCTCGCTGGGCGAACCACAATTTGGAACGTTCGTTTCAGGCCCCTCCAAAACGGCCGATATTGAACAATCGCTAGTCATCGGCGCGCATGGAGCCCGGTCGCTAAACGTCTTTTTTTTGCGACAATAA
- a CDS encoding lactate utilization protein B yields the protein MKTAEHPEQASKFVANDQRAHWHDQALWFVREKRDRMAVSLPEWEQLRSAASQIKLHTVSRLADYLEQFEQNATKLGAVVHWARDSEEHNQIVLSLLQKAGAKQVVKSKSMLTEECHLNPFLEAQGIEVVDTDLGERIVQLRKETPSHIVLPAIHIKKEEVSETFHEHLQTEAGNNDPNYLTEAARNHLREKFLAADVGITGVNFAIAETGGLVVCTNEGNADLGVSLPKMHIACMGIEKLVPHAADLSVFLRLLARSATGQPITTYSSHFHGPSPGSELHIILVDNGRSNLMGSEQFRNSLKCIRCGACMNTCPVYRRSGGHSYGTTVPGPIGSILAPSRDSKAHKSLPFACTLCGSCTDVCPVKIDLHHELLEWRGEIHRRGQLPMSKTVPMKLTSWMMRSPWLFRWVGAIGKFCLRHLPRWAIYHGLNPWGKQREMPESPQQSFRQLYQIHESKKASDE from the coding sequence ATGAAAACGGCGGAGCATCCAGAGCAAGCGTCTAAGTTTGTCGCCAACGACCAACGCGCCCATTGGCACGATCAAGCGCTGTGGTTTGTGCGCGAGAAACGAGACCGCATGGCGGTCAGCCTGCCCGAATGGGAGCAACTGCGCAGCGCCGCGTCGCAAATCAAACTGCACACAGTCAGTCGATTGGCCGACTATCTGGAGCAGTTTGAACAAAACGCGACCAAGCTGGGCGCGGTGGTCCATTGGGCGCGCGATAGCGAAGAGCATAACCAGATCGTCTTGTCGCTGCTGCAAAAAGCAGGCGCCAAGCAGGTGGTGAAAAGCAAGTCGATGCTGACCGAGGAGTGTCACCTGAACCCGTTTTTGGAAGCGCAGGGGATCGAAGTCGTTGACACGGATCTGGGCGAGCGGATCGTGCAACTGCGCAAAGAAACGCCGTCGCATATCGTATTGCCGGCGATTCATATCAAAAAGGAAGAGGTCAGCGAGACCTTTCACGAGCACCTGCAGACCGAGGCCGGCAACAACGATCCTAACTATTTGACCGAAGCGGCTCGTAATCATCTGCGCGAGAAGTTTCTGGCCGCCGATGTCGGCATCACCGGGGTGAACTTTGCGATCGCAGAAACCGGCGGTCTGGTCGTTTGCACCAACGAAGGAAACGCCGACCTGGGAGTTTCGCTTCCCAAAATGCACATCGCTTGCATGGGGATCGAAAAACTTGTTCCCCACGCGGCAGACCTCAGCGTCTTTTTACGGCTACTGGCGCGCAGCGCAACAGGGCAGCCGATCACGACTTACTCGTCCCATTTTCATGGACCGTCGCCAGGGAGTGAACTGCATATCATTTTGGTCGACAACGGTCGCAGCAATCTGATGGGGAGCGAGCAATTTCGAAACTCATTGAAGTGCATCCGCTGCGGCGCTTGCATGAATACCTGCCCTGTTTATCGACGCAGCGGCGGTCATAGCTATGGAACAACCGTGCCGGGGCCGATTGGGTCGATCTTGGCGCCGTCACGCGATTCGAAGGCGCATAAAAGCCTGCCGTTCGCTTGTACCTTGTGCGGATCTTGCACCGACGTCTGCCCGGTAAAAATTGATTTGCATCACGAGTTGCTGGAGTGGCGCGGCGAAATTCATCGGCGCGGTCAATTGCCGATGTCGAAAACCGTGCCGATGAAACTGACCAGTTGGATGATGCGATCTCCCTGGCTGTTTCGTTGGGTCGGAGCGATCGGGAAATTCTGCTTGCGGCATTTGCCTCGTTGGGCGATTTACCATGGGCTGAATCCCTGGGGCAAACAACGCGAAATGCCAGAGTCCCCCCAGCAAAGCTTCCGACAGCTGTACCAAATTCATGAGTCGAAAAAAGCCAGCGATGAGTAG
- a CDS encoding (Fe-S)-binding protein: MQVALFIPCYIDQLYPRVGMATLEILERRGCDVVFPAAQTCCGQPMSNTGCNSDARPLAERFLEIFAPYQYVVAPSGSCVAMVRKHYDEFLSGRPGFEELKAKTFELCEFLVDVLKVESWDGVYPHKVGLHSSCHGLRELGMGKPSELVGVDFSKPGHLLAMLDKIELVKPQRPDECCGFGGTFAVNEEAVSCMMGKDRLQDHLSAGAEVLTAADMSCLMHLQGLSARGKMPLQIKHIAEILNESEAKS; this comes from the coding sequence ATGCAAGTCGCTCTGTTCATTCCCTGCTATATCGACCAGCTCTATCCGCGCGTCGGCATGGCGACGTTAGAAATTTTGGAGCGTCGCGGGTGCGACGTCGTCTTTCCTGCGGCGCAAACGTGCTGTGGTCAGCCGATGTCCAATACCGGGTGTAACTCGGACGCACGGCCGCTGGCCGAACGTTTCCTCGAGATCTTCGCGCCGTATCAATATGTGGTCGCTCCGAGCGGCAGCTGCGTTGCGATGGTGCGAAAACATTATGACGAGTTCCTCTCGGGGCGACCTGGTTTCGAGGAACTGAAAGCCAAGACGTTCGAGCTGTGTGAATTTTTGGTCGACGTCTTGAAAGTCGAATCGTGGGACGGCGTCTATCCGCACAAGGTCGGTCTTCATTCGAGCTGCCATGGGCTGCGTGAGTTGGGAATGGGCAAACCGAGCGAGCTGGTAGGCGTTGATTTCAGTAAGCCGGGACATCTATTAGCGATGCTGGACAAGATCGAGTTGGTCAAACCGCAGCGACCGGACGAGTGTTGCGGATTTGGCGGGACGTTCGCCGTCAACGAAGAAGCGGTCTCCTGCATGATGGGCAAAGATCGTCTGCAAGATCATCTGTCGGCCGGGGCCGAAGTGCTGACCGCCGCCGATATGTCTTGCCTGATGCATCTGCAAGGATTGTCGGCGCGAGGAAAAATGCCGCTGCAAATCAAGCACATCGCCGAGATTCTGAACGAGAGCGAAGCGAAATCATGA
- a CDS encoding sensor histidine kinase: MEERTRELQNLNAKLEAEIRERSLVEQQLLQDKVYLQYLLSGHERDRQLIAYEIHDGVVQGLTAAMMHLETAPGQIDQGRIDTALRILRGSVAEARRVMKGLSPPLLEDIGVIAAIEGMLEEQMPDSCEIKFEHDVQFDRLLPLLECTIYRVVQESVANIMRHSQAQHAKIGLREAGERLILSVADDGIGFDAAGAAASGFGLKGIAERAKLFDVEAKIDSSPGAGTRLTIDFPLIRANQDFDKWASIAGNPSAVKRV; encoded by the coding sequence ATGGAAGAACGTACGCGCGAATTGCAAAACCTGAACGCCAAGTTAGAAGCGGAGATTCGCGAACGCTCGCTCGTCGAGCAGCAGTTGTTACAAGACAAAGTTTATTTGCAGTACTTGCTATCTGGGCATGAGCGGGACCGGCAACTGATCGCCTATGAAATTCATGACGGCGTCGTGCAAGGGCTAACCGCGGCGATGATGCATCTGGAGACGGCGCCGGGCCAAATCGATCAAGGTCGAATTGATACGGCGCTGCGGATCTTGCGCGGCAGCGTCGCCGAAGCGCGTCGCGTTATGAAAGGCTTGAGTCCGCCGCTGCTGGAGGATATCGGCGTGATTGCGGCGATCGAAGGAATGCTGGAGGAGCAGATGCCGGACAGTTGCGAAATTAAATTTGAACATGACGTCCAGTTCGATCGCTTGCTGCCGCTGTTGGAATGTACGATTTATCGGGTCGTGCAAGAATCGGTCGCCAACATCATGCGTCATAGTCAGGCCCAACACGCCAAAATTGGTTTAAGAGAAGCTGGCGAGCGGCTGATCTTGTCGGTCGCGGACGACGGAATCGGGTTTGATGCGGCTGGGGCCGCCGCTTCGGGGTTCGGGCTGAAGGGAATCGCCGAACGCGCCAAGTTGTTTGACGTCGAGGCGAAAATCGACTCGAGCCCCGGCGCCGGAACGCGCCTGACGATCGATTTTCCACTGATTCGCGCCAATCAGGATTTCGATAAATGGGCTTCGATAGCGGGTAACCCATCAGCCGTCAAACGAGTATAA
- a CDS encoding HNH endonuclease — protein sequence MAQNPESFSVSTALPVDSYDPQLLDQAKQAVYRKVIERAWEDGQFTRDEQQTARWIAERLDLPEGEFAAIELDLAKQQFAAALGRAMSDGALDADDERRLQKISDTIGMPMATFAGVFFQAEGEKFLRGMFLEAVADNHLLTEEWATLLSTANKLGISHHEFLQAIRHQTHEFVEHVIVDAKADGEISAHEEETMVWLLQQLEMPSDFCQYAVSEMARLKSRVQSTQALETMTIPHELRARIWRKYNGRCAACSAGDYLEMVRIIPKSMGGGDDESNIQLLCRRCLGQTHA from the coding sequence TTGGCGCAAAACCCAGAGTCATTCTCGGTATCAACCGCGCTTCCTGTCGATTCGTATGATCCGCAACTACTGGATCAGGCGAAGCAAGCCGTCTATCGGAAGGTGATTGAGCGCGCGTGGGAGGATGGACAGTTTACCCGCGACGAGCAACAGACCGCACGTTGGATCGCCGAGCGACTCGATCTGCCGGAAGGGGAGTTCGCCGCCATTGAATTGGATCTGGCCAAACAACAATTCGCCGCAGCGCTGGGGCGCGCGATGTCGGACGGCGCGCTTGACGCTGACGATGAGCGGCGTCTGCAGAAGATCAGCGATACGATCGGCATGCCGATGGCGACATTCGCCGGCGTCTTTTTTCAAGCGGAAGGGGAGAAGTTTCTCCGCGGCATGTTTCTGGAAGCGGTCGCCGACAATCATTTGTTGACCGAAGAATGGGCGACGCTATTAAGCACCGCCAACAAATTGGGAATCTCGCATCACGAGTTTTTGCAGGCGATCCGGCATCAGACGCACGAGTTTGTCGAGCATGTGATCGTCGACGCGAAAGCCGATGGAGAGATCTCGGCGCACGAAGAAGAGACCATGGTCTGGCTGTTGCAGCAACTTGAAATGCCGAGCGACTTTTGCCAGTACGCGGTCAGCGAGATGGCGCGCCTCAAGTCGCGCGTGCAGTCGACGCAGGCGCTGGAAACCATGACGATCCCGCACGAATTACGGGCGCGAATCTGGCGTAAATACAACGGTCGCTGCGCCGCGTGCAGCGCCGGCGACTATTTGGAGATGGTCCGAATCATCCCGAAGTCGATGGGGGGGGGAGACGACGAGAGTAACATTCAGTTACTTTGCCGCCGCTGCTTGGGACAGACGCACGCCTAA